One genomic segment of Plasmodium cynomolgi strain B DNA, chromosome 14, whole genome shotgun sequence includes these proteins:
- a CDS encoding hypothetical protein (putative) codes for MLKNVFAKGKCCKKFLRLNERHIHNSHLNKSLKNRYNERVRDKYLDNIYNNEINVSTISKNIKNKKVDYLRQLIYDEAEGDEYLLDEAILEEVKRKKGKGITHGKNSSNSNSNGNSSSGGAGGGSCAPLEQGKAEMSESKYKQAIRMYNLLKLTDKANIFDEDVFMNIDSKINHDVYQFSQKNILHDGDNKVEDSATSKRSSFIDGRMVDNQNRNLSSALPMENKIETSPYNEPGSEANLDDSNFMSITKMNLPIFNPSSFCLAIESLTNHICDDLIYLFGDLMEEEKLPKKNENDRLYKFMNCLCEFFSLEKRETDVDRWMDEVYKKIKPKLPSAFQSMKDEYVQKWIKEHIKRVLENEKRNNQMLYKEKYYNLGNDFAYDNLPMKENSGGDHKAEFSTEKLTYYFKTIVEFFLEKKVDTNLEEQLNMMFLNLKKIGLDNWLKMDVKDFEKYLLRNNNSNFLQITENDKYVSYLMLKCASRNITDFFFYDEFSPFHLFNEKPKFSIEDKINALQPNKHIPDDELKKMIFSNESAVTIVSKKNFGDAHHDMDIDLFLEKEKKYNMNRSLITYTFDESTDSYSYKYKQIPNTIYDHNTNKYIREKETIDPMLKLNEMRSSILEVKRMMSMTKDGRVYYIRIIIVIGNGKGVYGYGVGFGKNIKEARNSALLNSISNLDFIDYNYKNCVLNFPVSGQEYSSHVKIIPRPLGRGLKINRKYLPLGYILGLDNVKISFSGSNKWMSRIKALKRCLNKIVSIKTLCKMTGKKYVCHFAPHYCTSHWPDYWFKNVLKEYKYKIQRIQKKRAMVCRKNFRSNISKIPEEVRPDFTPYTWKTPIQKHVESQKMKKYIDNNVYHVNVF; via the exons ATGCTGAAAAACGTTTTTGCGAAAGGAAAATGCTGCAAGAAGTTTCTACGACTGAACGAGCGGCATATTCATAACAGCCACTTGAACAAATCGCTCAAAAACAGATATAACGAAAGGGTGAGAGATAAGTACCTGGATAACATTTACAACAATGAAATTAACGTTAGCACGATAagtaaaaacataaaaaacaaGAAGGTTGACTACTTGAGACAGCTGATTTATGATGAGGCCGAAGGTGATGAGTATCTGCTGGACGAGGCAATTTTGGAGgaagtaaaaaggaaaaaagggaaaggcatCACACATGGCAAgaacagcagcaacagcaaTAGCAACGGCAATAGCAGTAGCGGGGGGGCTGGGGGAGGTTCGTGCGCCCCCCTCGAGCAGGGCAAGGCAGAAATGAGCGAATCCAAGTACAAGCAAGCGATAAGAATGTACAATTTGTTGAAGTTAACGGACAAAGCTAACATCTTCGATGAGGATGTTTTTATGAACATAGATAGCAAAATTAATCACGACGTTTATCaattttcccaaaaaaatattctacaCGATGGTGACAATAAAGTGGAAGACTCGGCAACCAGTAAGAGAAGCAGTTTTATAGATGGTCGAATGGTGGATAATCAGAACAGAAATTTGTCCTCCGCCCTGCCCATGGAAAACAAGATAGAAACCTCACCCTATAACGAACCGGGTAGTGAGGCCAACCTAGACGATAGCAATTTTATGAGTATTACCAAAATGAACCTCCCCATATTCAACCCATCTAGCTTTTGTCTAGCCATAGAAAGTTTAACGAACCATATATGTGACGATTTAATTTACTTATTTGGGGACCttatggaagaagaaaaactacctaaaaaaaacgaaaatgataGACTATACAAATTTATGAACTGTTTAtgtgagtttttttccctagaaaaaagagaaactgATGTAGATAGATGGATGGACGAGGTGtacaagaaaataaaacctAAATTGCCATCCGCCTTTCAAAGTATGAAAGACGAGTATGTCCAAAAGTGGATCAAAGAACACATTAAGAGAGTCCTAGAGAatgaaaaacgaaacaaTCAAATgctatataaagaaaaatattacaatttGGGTAACGATTTTGCTTATGATAACTTACCCATGAAGGAAAACAGCGGAGGGGATCATAAAGCTGAATTTTCCACCGAAAAACTAACATACTATTTTAAAACCATCGTTGAATTTTTCctggagaaaaaagtggacaCCAATTTGGAAGAGCAATTAAATATGATGTTtttaaacttaaaaaaaatcggacTAGATAACTGGCTCAAAATGGACGTAAaagattttgaaaaatatctCCTCAGAAATAACAACTCCaactttttgcaaataacAGAAAATGACAAGTACGTTTCGTACTTGATGTTAAAATGTGCGAGTCGGAACATTacagacttttttttttacgatgaattttctccctttcaTCTTTTTAATGAGAAACCCAAATTTTCCATTgaggataaaataaacgcTTTGCAGCCGAATAAACACATACCAGACgatgagttaaaaaaaatgattttctcCAACGAGTCTGCTGTAACGATCGTAAGTAAAAAGAACTTTGGCGATGCTCATCACGACATGGATATTGATCTGTTtcttgaaaaggaaaaaaagtacaatatGAACAGATCCTTAATCACCTACACTTTTGACGAAAGCACTGATTCGTACAGTTACAAGTATAAGCAAATTCCAAACACTATTTACGACCATAATACGAATAAGTATataagggaaaaggaaactaTTGACCCCATGCTGAAATTAAACGAAATGAGgtcctccattttggaagTTAAACGCATGATGAGCATGACAAAAG ATGGACGCGTGTACTACATAAGAATCATCATCGTGATCGGGAACGGCAAGGGCGTTTATGGCTACGGCGTGGGTTTCGGAAAAAACATTAAGGAAGCAAGAAACAGTGCCCTGCTGAATTCGATTAGTAACCTAGATTTTATAGATTACAATTATAAGAACTgcgttttaaattttccaGTCAGTGGACAAGAATATTCTTCCCatgttaaaataattcctAGACCGCTAGGCAGAGGATTGAAAATCAATAGGAAGTACCTCCCGTTAGGCTACATACTTGGGTTAGATAATGTCAAGATCTCCTTCAGTGGCAGTAACAAATGGATGAGTAGAATTAAAGCACTTAAGAGATGccttaacaaaattgtatcTATTAAAACGTTATGCAAAATgacggggaaaaaatacgtatGTCATTTTGCACCTCATTATTGTACCAGCCACTGGCCAGACTACtggtttaaaaatgttttaaaagaatacaaatataaaattcaAAGAatccagaaaaaaagagccaTGGTATGCAGAAAGAATTTCAGATCCAACATTTCCAAAATACCTGAGGAGGTCCGGCCCGACTTCACCCCCTACACGTGGAAGACGCCGATACAGAAGCATGTCGAGTCgcagaagatgaagaagtacATCGATAACAACGTCTACCACGTCAACGTCTTTTGA